In Passer domesticus isolate bPasDom1 chromosome 12, bPasDom1.hap1, whole genome shotgun sequence, the following proteins share a genomic window:
- the PSKH1 gene encoding serine/threonine-protein kinase H1 isoform X1 — translation MGCGTSKVLPEPPKDVQLDLVKKVEPYTGHSDIYKHFIRDDCGAAIKAGSPSPAHHTSPYPGHPLPAQQPEPRKNKVAKYRAKFDPRVTAKYDIKALIGRGSFSRVVRVEHKATKQPYAIKMIETKYREGREVCESELSVLRRVRHTNIIQLIEVFETQDRVYMVMELATGGELFDRIIAKGSFTERDATRVLQMVLDGVRYLHTLGITHRDLKPENLLYYHPGTDSKIMITDFGLASARKKGDDCLMKTTCGTPEYIAPEILVRKPYTNSVDMWALGVISYILLSGTMPFEDDNRTRLYRQILKGKYSYSGEPWPSVSNLAKDFIDRLLTVDPSDRMTALQALKHPWVVSMAASSSMKNLHRSISQNLLKRASSRCQSTKSAQSTRSSRSTKSNKSRRVRERELRELNLRYQQQYTG, via the exons ATGGGCTGTGGGACCAGCAAAGTGCTTCCCGAGCCCCCCAAAGATGTGCAGCTGGACCTGGTCAAGAAAGTCGAACCCTACACGGGCCACAGTGACATATACAAGCATTTCATCAGAGATGACTGCGGGGCTGCCATCAAAGCTGgctctccctcccctgcccatCACACCAGCCCCTACCCCGGGCACCCCCTGCCCGCCCAGCAGCCCGAGCCCCGCAAGAACAAAGTGGCCAAGTACCGCGCCAAGTTCGACCCGCGCGTGACGGCCAAGTACGACATCAAGGCGCTGATCGGCAGGGGCAGCTTCAGCCGCGTGGTGCGCGTGGAGCACAAGGCCACCAAGCAGCCCTACGCCATCAAGATGATCGAGACCAAGTACCGCGAGGGCCGCGAGGTGTGCGAGTCGGAGCTGAGCGTCCTGCGCCGCGTGCGCCACACCAACATCATCCAGCTCATCGAGGTCTTCGAGACCCAGGACCGCGTCTACATGGTCATGGAGCTGGCCACGGGCGGAGAGCTCTTCGACCGCATCATCGCCAAGGGCTCCTTCACCGAGAGGGACGCCACGCGCGTGCTGCAGATGGTGCTGGACGGGGTGAGGTACCTGCACACGCTGGGCATCACCCACCGCGACCTGAAGCCGGAGAACCTGCTCTACTACCACCCGGGGACGGACTCCAAGATCATGATCACGGACTTCGGGCTGGCGAGCGCGCGGAAGAAGGGGGATGACTGCCTGATGAAGACCACGTGCGGCACCCCGGAGTACATCGCTCCCGAGATCCTGGTCAGGAAGCCCTACACGAACTCCGTGGACATGTGGGCGCTGGGGGTGATCTCCTACATTCTGCTCAGCGGCACGATGCCCTTCGAGGACGACAACCGCACCCGCCTGTACCGGCAGATCCTGAAGGGAAAGTACAGTTACTCAGGCGAG ccctggcccagtgTGTCCAACCTGGCCAAGGATTTCATCGACCGCCTGCTGACGGTGGATCCCAGCGACAGGATGACGGCCCTGCAGGCCCTGAAGCACCCGTGGGTGGTCAGCATGgcagcctcctcctccatgAAGAACCTGCACCGTTCCATCTCACAGAACCTTCTCAAGAGGGCGTCCTCCCGCTGCCAGAGCACCAAGTCAGCCCAGTCCACCCGCTCCAGCCGCTCCACCAAGTCCAACAAGTCGCGGCGCGTGCGGGAGCGGGAGCTGCGCGAGCTCAACCTGCGCTACCAGCAGCAGTACACGGGCTGA
- the EXOC3L1 gene encoding exocyst complex component 3-like protein isoform X3: MGFRGVLPPRETGGARALPETRDAEEQFHPVPAEVHEVFSHILQLLHGQHLLEAHVELMMVEQLRDDILSQLHLRGLSGAQATVLSYFSVLQDLNESLAKQLWDIVGSSLRLVREDPVLFVTAVRIIEREEKIDDTLLLEATFLPPGRPKGWRQKFYQVLQDTITGGRFRAPRMDAEGPGLAKHLAALQRDIVSELRVVKDLMVQCVPAHYNILSVCTATYHQALTSHLQEILREDLDKQGLFLLLEWALRVYHSPEMMGHPDLLPEVDVSALDPLMSSELVDQTERRYVTKVKASVFEWMQRTLEVEFKEWFREQEPEMDHQGFFQSALPAIVMQMLNENIQVASLITDSLQQKIYNMALEELEAFLGRLREALVQCGKEHQQDRAVPKYYISHLLAVLNNNLALSNSVSSLHPDTACREVPGSLQAALDRMQKKATQLLLEELLLDLQPLCLQLPSRKWLSGSQLVGSMCEVIDKYAKDFSRVRKPVCTLLLAESELLVANQYLRALLQRKMVCKSREERGQLCHRLLQDATQLRELFCGLGLERGQQSLEAVFALRELICLKDPALLSLEVLGFITKYPDVSDEHISTLLDIRGDVSKEVRHVVLEMMAQHPQALPEGYRPIFSTILVPVQELPFCLRKGKCA; the protein is encoded by the exons TCCACGAGGTTTTTTCCCAtatcctgcagctgctccatgggCAGCATCTCTTGGAGGCCCACGTGGAGCTCATGATGGTGGAGCAACTCCGGGATGACATCCTCTCCCAGCTGCACCTCCGTGGGCTCTCCGGTGCCCAGGCAACTGTGCTGTCCTACTTCAGTGTCCTGCAGGACCTCAACGAGAGCCTGGCCAAGCAGCTGTGGGACATTGTGGGCAGCAGCCTGCGGCTGGTGCGCGAGGACCCCGTTCTCTTTGTCACTGCTGTGAGGATCATCGAGCGGGAGGAGAAAATAGATGATACTCTGCTCTTGGAGGCCACCTTCCTGCCCCCCGGCCGCCCAAAGGGCTGGAGGCAGAAGTTCTACCAGGTCCTCCAGGACACCATCACAGGAGGCCGTTTCCGTGCTCCCCGCATGGATGCtgaggggccagggctggccaagcacctggcagcgctgcagagGGACATCGTGTCTGAGCTGCGTGTGGTGAAGGACCTGATGGTGCAGTGTGTCCCAGCTCACTACAACATCCTCAGCGTCTGCACTGCCACCTACCACCAGGCCCTCACCAGCCACCTCCAGGAGATCCTGCGGGAGGACCTGGACAAACAAGGACTCTTCCTTCTCCTTGAGTGGGCGCTCCGTGTGTACCACAG CCCAGAGATGATGGGTCACCCTGACCTCCTCCCAGAAGTGGATGTTTCTGCTCTGGATCCCTTGATGTCCTCTGAGCTTGTGGATCAGACAGAGAGGAGATATGTGACAAAAGTCAAG GCTAGTGTGTTCGAGTGGATGCAGAGGACCCTGGAGGTGGAGTTCAAGGAATGGTTCAGGGAACAGGAACCTGAGATGGACCATCAGGGCTTCTTCCAGTCAGCCTTGCCTGCCATTGTCATGCAG atgctgaatgAGAACATCCAGGTGGCTTCCTTGATCACCGACTCTCTGCAGCAGAAGATCTACAACATGGCCTTGGAGGAGCTTGAGGCATTCCTGGGCCG CCTGCGGGAAGCCCTGGTGCAGTGCGGGAAGGAGCACCAGCAGGACCGGGCTGTTCCCAAGTACTACATCTCCCACCTGCTGGCCGTGCTCAACAACAACCTGGCCCTCAG CAATTCTGTCTCCTCCCTGCACCCTGACACTGCCTGCAGAGAagtccctggatccctgcaggCTGCTCTAGACAGGATGCAGAAGAAAGCCACCCAACTGCTGCTGGAGGAACTGCTCCTGGACCTGCAG cccctctgcctgcagctgccttCCCGCAAGTGGCTCTCCGGGTCCCAGCTCGTGGGCAGCATGTGTGAAGTGATTGACAAGTATGCAAAGGACTTCTCCCGCGTCAGGAAACCCGTGTGCACG ctcctgctggcggAGAGCGAGCTGCTGGTGGCGAACCAGTACCTGCGGGCGCTGCTGCAGAGGAAGATGGTGTGCAAGAGCCGGGAGGAGCGGGGCCAGCTGTGCCACCGCCTGCTGCAGGACGCCACGCAGCTCCGGGAGCTCTTCTGTGGCCTG ggcctggagcggggccagcagagcctggaggcTGTTTTTGCCCTGCGGGAGCTGATCTGCCTCAAAgacccagcactgctcagcctggaggtgCTGGGCTTCATCACCAAGTACCCAGATGTCAG CGATGAGCACATCTCCACCTTGCTGGATATCCGCGGGGACGTCTCCAAGGAAGTGCGGCACGTGGTGCTGGAAATGATGGCTCAGCACCCCCAGGCTCTGCCCGAGGGCTACCGGCCCATCTTCAGCACCATCCTGgtccctgtgcaggagctgcccttCTGCCTTCGCAAGGGCAAGTGTGCCTGA
- the PSKH1 gene encoding serine/threonine-protein kinase H1 isoform X2, producing MGCGTSKVLPEPPKDVQLDLVKKVEPYTGHSDIYKHFIRDDCGAAIKAGSPSPAHHTSPYPGHPLPAQQPEPRKNKVAKYRAKFDPRVTAKYDIKALIGRGSFSRVVRVEHKATKQPYAIKMIETKYREGREVCESELSVLRRVRHTNIIQLIEVFETQDRVYMVMELATGGELFDRIIAKGSFTERDATRVLQMVLDGVRYLHTLGITHRDLKPENLLYYHPGTDSKIMITDFGLASARKKGDDCLMKTTCGTPEYIAPEILVRKPYTNSVDMWALGVISYILLSGTMPFEDDNRTRLYRQILKGKYSYSGELFGTSWFGSPRCNRLGAARCRPGVIGAGLPCHVSQLQSPTCSFGADTSCFLMSCGNLLNETKLLHHA from the exons ATGGGCTGTGGGACCAGCAAAGTGCTTCCCGAGCCCCCCAAAGATGTGCAGCTGGACCTGGTCAAGAAAGTCGAACCCTACACGGGCCACAGTGACATATACAAGCATTTCATCAGAGATGACTGCGGGGCTGCCATCAAAGCTGgctctccctcccctgcccatCACACCAGCCCCTACCCCGGGCACCCCCTGCCCGCCCAGCAGCCCGAGCCCCGCAAGAACAAAGTGGCCAAGTACCGCGCCAAGTTCGACCCGCGCGTGACGGCCAAGTACGACATCAAGGCGCTGATCGGCAGGGGCAGCTTCAGCCGCGTGGTGCGCGTGGAGCACAAGGCCACCAAGCAGCCCTACGCCATCAAGATGATCGAGACCAAGTACCGCGAGGGCCGCGAGGTGTGCGAGTCGGAGCTGAGCGTCCTGCGCCGCGTGCGCCACACCAACATCATCCAGCTCATCGAGGTCTTCGAGACCCAGGACCGCGTCTACATGGTCATGGAGCTGGCCACGGGCGGAGAGCTCTTCGACCGCATCATCGCCAAGGGCTCCTTCACCGAGAGGGACGCCACGCGCGTGCTGCAGATGGTGCTGGACGGGGTGAGGTACCTGCACACGCTGGGCATCACCCACCGCGACCTGAAGCCGGAGAACCTGCTCTACTACCACCCGGGGACGGACTCCAAGATCATGATCACGGACTTCGGGCTGGCGAGCGCGCGGAAGAAGGGGGATGACTGCCTGATGAAGACCACGTGCGGCACCCCGGAGTACATCGCTCCCGAGATCCTGGTCAGGAAGCCCTACACGAACTCCGTGGACATGTGGGCGCTGGGGGTGATCTCCTACATTCTGCTCAGCGGCACGATGCCCTTCGAGGACGACAACCGCACCCGCCTGTACCGGCAGATCCTGAAGGGAAAGTACAGTTACTCAGGCGAG CTCTTTGGAACCAGTTGGTTTGGATCACCTCGTTGCAATCGTTTGGGGGCTGCACGATGCAGACCTGGTGTTATTGGAGCTGGTTTGCCATGTCATGTGTCACAGCTGCAGTCTCCAACCTGCTCCTTTGGAGCTGACACTTCCTGCTTTCTGATGTCATGTGGGAATCTCCTAAATGAGACAAAACTGCTGCATCATGCATAA
- the CTRL gene encoding chymotrypsin-like protease CTRL-1: protein MAFLWVVACLALASAVSGCGVPAISPSVAYSERIVNGQNAVPGSWPWQVSLQTTTGSHFCGGSLINQYWVVTAAHCNFNPRAHVVVLGEYSLASSSEAVQVKTVSRAITNPGWNPNTMDNDITLLRLSSPAQLGARVSTICLAPANLVLPSNAWAVTTGWGRTNPNSQALAAVLQQVTVPLISQSQCMQYWGSRITSAMICAGGAGATSCQGDSGGPLVYQTGNGWTLIGIVSWGTSNCNINTPAMYTRVSQFRNWIDAVVAQG, encoded by the exons ATGGCATTCCTGTGGGTAGTTGCCTGTCTGGCCCTTGCCAGCGCCGTCTCAG GCTGCGGGGTGCCCGCCATCAGTCCCTCAGTGGCCTACAGCGAGAGGATTGTCAATGGGCAGAACGCCGTGCCCGGCTCATGGCCctggcaggtgtccctgcag ACCACCACAGGATCCCACTTCTGCGGCGGCTCCTTGATCAACCAGTACTGGGTCGTCACAGCTGCTCACTGCAACTTCAA CCCTCGTGCCCACGTTGTTGTCCTCGGGGAATACAGCCTTGCTTCCAGCTCCGAGGCCGTTCAAGTGAAGACTGTGTCCCGG gccaTCACCAACCCCGGCTGGAACCCCAACACCATGGACAACGACATCACCCTGCTGAGGCTGTCCTCGCCCGCCCAGCTGGGAGCCCGTGTCTCCACCATCTGCCTGGCCCCGGCCAACCTGGTGCTGCCCTCCAACGCCTGGGCTGTCACCACCGGCTGGGGACGCACCAACCCCAACT CCCAAGCCTTGGCAGCAGTCCTGCAGCAGGTGACCGTGCCCCTGATCTCCCAGAGCCAGTGCATGCAGTACTGGGGCAGTCGCATCACCAGCGCCATGATCTGTGCCGGTGGGGCTGGTGCCACCTCCTGCCAG GGTGACTCTGGCGGACCTCTGGTGTACCAGACTGGGAATGGCTGGACCTTGATTGGCATTGTCTCCTGGGGAACCTCCAACTGCAACATCAACACGCCGGCCATGTACACTCGTGTCAGCCAGTTCCGTAACTGGATCGACGCCGTCGTTGCTCAGGGGTAA